The following coding sequences lie in one Bacteroides helcogenes P 36-108 genomic window:
- a CDS encoding chromate transporter codes for MIYLQLFYTFFKIGLFGFGGGYAMLSMIQGEVVTRYDWLSPQEFTDIVAISQMTPGPIGINSATYVGFTVTGSVWGSVMATFAVVLPSFILMLTISKFFLKYQKHPAVEAVFSGLRPAVVGLLASAALVLMNAENFGSPAEDIYSFAISCAIFLLAFIGTKKYKINPIGMIVACGIAGLILY; via the coding sequence ATGATATACTTACAGTTATTCTATACCTTTTTTAAAATCGGTTTATTCGGCTTCGGAGGTGGATATGCCATGCTTTCCATGATACAGGGAGAGGTAGTAACCCGCTATGACTGGCTCAGCCCGCAAGAATTTACAGACATAGTAGCGATCAGCCAGATGACTCCCGGTCCCATAGGCATCAACTCGGCAACATACGTAGGATTTACAGTGACAGGGAGTGTGTGGGGATCTGTCATGGCAACATTTGCCGTAGTGCTTCCCTCTTTTATACTGATGCTGACAATAAGTAAGTTCTTCCTTAAATATCAAAAACATCCGGCAGTGGAAGCCGTGTTCAGCGGCCTCCGACCGGCGGTAGTAGGTTTGCTGGCCTCTGCCGCATTAGTATTGATGAATGCAGAGAACTTTGGCTCTCCCGCTGAGGATATATACTCTTTCGCTATCAGTTGTGCTATTTTCCTTCTTGCATTCATAGGAACTAAAAAATACAAAATCAATCCGATAGGTATGATTGTAGCGTGTGGGATAGCCGGGCTGATACTATATTAG
- a CDS encoding chromate transporter — translation MNIYIEAFFIFFKIGAFTIGGGYAMVPLIENEIVTKRNWIAKEDFIDLLAISQSAPGILAVNISIFIGYRLKGIRGSIITALGTILPSFLIILAIALFFHNFKDNAIVERIFKGIRPAVVALIAAPTFSMARAAKINCRNIWIPVLSALLIWLLDFSPIWIIITAGIGGYCFGRIHSPKRKTDN, via the coding sequence ATGAATATATATATCGAAGCGTTCTTCATCTTTTTCAAAATCGGGGCATTTACTATCGGAGGCGGATATGCCATGGTGCCACTTATAGAAAATGAGATTGTAACCAAACGCAATTGGATAGCCAAAGAAGATTTTATTGACTTGCTTGCCATCTCTCAGTCTGCACCGGGTATTCTTGCCGTCAACATTTCCATTTTTATAGGATACCGGCTAAAAGGAATTCGGGGAAGTATAATCACTGCATTAGGTACAATATTGCCTTCATTCCTCATTATCCTTGCAATAGCCCTGTTCTTTCATAATTTCAAAGACAATGCCATTGTGGAACGTATATTCAAAGGAATCCGCCCAGCAGTCGTTGCATTGATTGCCGCACCGACCTTCAGCATGGCAAGGGCAGCTAAAATAAACTGCCGCAATATCTGGATACCGGTTTTATCAGCGCTTCTCATTTGGCTGCTGGATTTCTCTCCTATATGGATTATTATTACCGCCGGCATCGGAGGCTACTGTTTCGGACGTATCCACAGTCCGAAGCGGAAAACTGACAATTAG
- a CDS encoding hybrid sensor histidine kinase/response regulator transcription factor, producing MRKCLFFCILLLFPVISNAQTYKYIGVEDGLSNRRVYAIQKDKKGYMWFLTHDGIDRYNGKEFKQYKLMDGDEEVNSMMNLNWLYLDSRGTTLWEIGKKGRVFRYDSKHDRFRLVYKLPESEVKGRPTPVSYGFIDSNDIVWLCNEDALYLYNSNTQKVTFIQNEIGERITDIVQIDSTHYFIGTDVGIHYAELLNNILKLSPCAQLDLIKIQINELYYHELSNKVFIGTFQRGMYVYDMNKHQIMYLHAGLTDVSINCIRAFGDKEILIATDGAGVYKMNTETYECMPYITADYNRYNAMNGNTINDLYIDDEQRIWMANYPIGITVRNNKYADYQWIKHSIGNKQSLVNNQVNAVIEDTDGDLWFATNNGISLYISKTGQWHSFLSGFDAVSIKNNTFISLCEVSPGIIWAGSYSSGIYQINKKKLSVDFFTPSLFSKLNIRPDKYIRAMLKASDGKIWSGGYYNLKEIDYVHKNIRYFPELSGITTIVEKDTEHMWIGTATGLYLLEKETGKFRQIQLPVESYYIYSLYQMPDGLLYIGTNNAGLLIYNAAKDTFDHYHKDNCALISNNIYTILYDGNRDIFLSTENGLTSFNPIEKIFRNWTKEQGLKSDHFNATSGTLRKNGDFVFGSTDGAIEFNKSMELPRNYKFKMVFSDLRVFYQTVYPKDEGSPLILDIDDTESLHLKYNQNIFSLQVSSINYDYPSMILYSWKLEGFYDGWSRPGQENIIRFTNLSPGEYTLRVRAISNEDRRVVLEERCMHIVIEQPVWLSIWALIFYAIIIVSLAGVTVRVIVMRKQRKISDEKIHFFVNTAHDIRTPLTLIKAPLEELLERETLSENGHDNMNTALRNVNALLRLTTNLINFERADTYSGNLYVSEYELSTYMEETINAFRSYAEIKHVTLTYESNFRYLNIWMDKDKMDSILKNIISNALKYTHEGGSVRIYAAETEDTWSFEVKDTGIGIPASEQKKLFKMHFRGSNAINSKVTGSGIGLLLVSKLVSLHKGKLNFSSTEGKGFSIKATFPKSEKHYRKAIHRPHPNMERVIYTASGVPVKTSAFPSSAQIYKKAKQHPQNSENLAKILIVEDNDELREYLRNTLSETYHIQVCSNGKMALAIVNEYLPHLIISDIMMPEMRGDELCQTLKNNIETSHIPIILLTALNADKNIIEGLQTGADEYIVKPFNIGILRATIANLLNNRALLRHKYANLELNDDKHDVGCINCSTDLDWKFIATVKKHVEENMDNPGFNVEVLCGLMNMSRTSFYNKITALTDEAPGDYIRLIKLKRASILLLEHKYSITEIAEKTGFSDAKYFREVFKKHFKVSPSQYAKQESNK from the coding sequence ATGAGAAAATGCCTGTTTTTCTGCATATTGCTACTATTTCCAGTTATAAGCAATGCCCAGACATATAAATATATCGGGGTGGAAGACGGACTAAGTAATAGAAGGGTGTATGCTATCCAGAAAGACAAGAAAGGCTATATGTGGTTTCTCACCCATGACGGCATAGACAGATACAATGGAAAAGAATTCAAGCAATACAAATTGATGGACGGAGATGAGGAAGTAAACTCAATGATGAACCTGAATTGGCTATATCTGGATTCACGTGGTACAACATTATGGGAAATAGGCAAAAAAGGACGCGTTTTCCGTTATGATTCCAAACACGACCGCTTCCGGCTTGTATATAAACTCCCAGAGAGTGAAGTGAAAGGACGCCCCACACCTGTAAGCTATGGCTTTATTGACTCCAATGACATTGTATGGCTCTGCAATGAGGATGCATTATATCTGTATAACAGCAATACCCAAAAAGTGACATTCATCCAAAATGAAATTGGAGAAAGGATTACAGATATCGTACAAATAGATTCAACCCATTACTTCATCGGAACAGATGTCGGCATTCATTATGCCGAGTTACTTAATAATATTTTAAAACTCAGTCCTTGCGCTCAACTGGATCTCATAAAGATTCAAATCAATGAATTATATTACCATGAACTTTCCAATAAAGTCTTTATAGGAACATTCCAAAGAGGAATGTATGTATATGATATGAACAAGCACCAAATCATGTACTTACATGCCGGACTGACGGATGTTAGCATTAACTGTATCCGAGCCTTCGGCGACAAAGAGATTCTTATCGCAACAGATGGAGCCGGAGTTTATAAAATGAATACAGAAACCTATGAATGCATGCCATATATCACTGCTGACTACAACCGATACAATGCAATGAATGGAAATACCATAAATGACTTATACATTGATGATGAACAACGTATATGGATGGCCAATTATCCCATAGGCATAACTGTACGCAACAATAAATACGCAGATTACCAATGGATAAAACACTCCATTGGGAACAAGCAATCTCTTGTCAATAATCAAGTAAATGCAGTCATCGAAGACACAGACGGTGATTTATGGTTTGCCACCAACAATGGCATAAGCCTCTATATAAGCAAAACAGGGCAATGGCATTCTTTCCTCAGCGGATTTGATGCGGTTTCTATCAAAAACAATACTTTTATATCTTTATGTGAAGTATCTCCCGGTATCATTTGGGCAGGCAGTTATAGTTCGGGCATTTATCAAATAAACAAAAAGAAGCTGTCTGTCGATTTCTTCACTCCATCTTTATTCAGCAAGTTAAACATCCGTCCGGACAAATATATCCGTGCCATGTTGAAAGCATCCGATGGGAAAATCTGGTCCGGAGGATATTACAATCTAAAGGAAATAGACTATGTACACAAAAACATAAGATACTTCCCCGAACTAAGCGGCATCACGACTATCGTAGAGAAAGATACTGAGCACATGTGGATAGGTACTGCCACCGGTCTATATTTATTGGAAAAAGAAACCGGTAAATTCCGCCAAATACAGTTACCCGTAGAGTCCTATTATATCTATTCATTATATCAGATGCCGGATGGACTGCTATATATTGGCACAAACAATGCAGGATTATTGATATACAATGCGGCAAAAGATACATTTGACCATTATCACAAGGATAATTGCGCTTTGATTTCCAACAATATATACACAATTTTATATGATGGAAACAGAGACATATTCCTCAGTACGGAAAATGGCCTGACCAGCTTCAACCCCATAGAAAAGATATTCCGCAATTGGACAAAGGAACAGGGATTAAAATCCGACCATTTCAACGCAACTTCAGGAACCTTGAGAAAGAACGGAGATTTTGTTTTTGGCAGCACGGATGGAGCTATTGAATTCAACAAAAGCATGGAACTCCCCCGTAACTATAAATTCAAAATGGTTTTCAGTGACTTACGGGTATTTTATCAAACAGTATATCCTAAGGATGAGGGTTCTCCATTAATTCTGGATATTGATGATACGGAAAGTTTGCATTTGAAATACAATCAGAACATTTTCTCATTGCAGGTGTCTTCCATCAACTATGATTACCCGTCAATGATACTATACTCATGGAAATTAGAAGGCTTTTATGACGGATGGAGTCGCCCTGGTCAGGAGAATATCATACGTTTCACAAATTTAAGCCCAGGTGAATATACCTTACGCGTACGTGCCATTTCCAATGAAGACCGCCGTGTGGTTCTTGAAGAGCGCTGCATGCATATTGTCATCGAACAACCTGTTTGGCTCAGCATTTGGGCACTCATTTTTTATGCTATCATCATCGTTTCCCTGGCTGGAGTCACCGTACGAGTCATAGTAATGCGTAAACAAAGGAAAATTTCCGATGAGAAAATTCATTTCTTCGTAAATACCGCACACGACATCCGTACCCCACTGACATTGATCAAGGCGCCATTAGAGGAGCTTCTTGAGCGTGAAACATTGAGTGAAAACGGACATGACAATATGAATACAGCTCTGCGCAATGTCAATGCATTGCTGCGCCTAACAACCAATCTTATTAATTTTGAGCGTGCAGATACCTATTCCGGTAACTTATACGTTTCAGAATACGAATTAAGCACCTATATGGAAGAAACGATCAATGCATTCCGTTCGTATGCCGAGATCAAACATGTCACTCTGACCTATGAAAGCAACTTCCGCTATCTGAATATATGGATGGACAAAGACAAGATGGATTCCATCCTAAAGAATATAATATCCAATGCTCTGAAATACACTCATGAAGGAGGAAGTGTACGCATTTATGCTGCCGAAACAGAAGACACATGGAGCTTTGAGGTAAAAGATACAGGCATCGGCATTCCCGCATCAGAGCAAAAAAAACTTTTCAAGATGCATTTTCGGGGCAGCAATGCCATCAACTCCAAGGTGACCGGTAGTGGTATAGGATTATTGCTGGTATCTAAACTTGTATCTTTGCACAAAGGCAAACTGAATTTCAGCAGTACAGAAGGAAAAGGATTCAGCATTAAAGCTACTTTCCCGAAAAGTGAAAAGCACTATCGTAAGGCCATCCACCGCCCCCATCCAAATATGGAAAGAGTGATTTATACCGCTTCAGGGGTTCCAGTCAAAACATCTGCTTTTCCGTCTTCTGCCCAAATTTATAAAAAGGCCAAGCAGCATCCACAGAACAGTGAAAATCTTGCCAAAATCTTGATTGTAGAGGATAATGATGAATTAAGAGAATACCTGCGCAATACATTATCGGAAACATATCACATACAAGTATGTTCCAATGGGAAAATGGCACTTGCCATTGTAAATGAATATCTTCCACACCTCATCATCTCAGATATCATGATGCCCGAGATGAGAGGCGACGAACTATGCCAAACTTTGAAAAACAATATTGAAACATCCCATATCCCCATTATACTGCTTACCGCACTAAATGCTGACAAAAACATAATCGAAGGCTTGCAGACCGGAGCAGATGAGTACATCGTGAAGCCATTCAACATAGGCATATTACGCGCAACCATAGCTAACCTTCTCAACAACCGTGCTTTGTTGCGCCACAAATATGCCAATCTCGAACTGAACGATGATAAACATGATGTGGGATGCATCAATTGTTCCACTGATCTTGACTGGAAATTCATTGCAACAGTCAAAAAGCATGTGGAAGAAAACATGGACAATCCGGGATTCAATGTAGAGGTGCTCTGCGGTCTAATGAACATGAGTCGCACCAGCTTTTACAACAAAATAACAGCTTTGACAGATGAAGCACCGGGAGATTATATCCGGTTAATCAAACTGAAACGCGCTTCCATACTCCTATTAGAGCACAAATATTCTATCACGGAAATTGCCGAAAAGACCGGTTTCAGTGATGCCAAATATTTCCGGGAAGTATTCAAGAAACATTTCAAAGTAAGCCCAAGCCAGTATGCCAAGCAAGAGAGCAATAAGTGA
- a CDS encoding glycoside hydrolase family 10 protein, protein MRVRFLLCAFLLSLVGGGIFAQVRTLSVHPKREFRAAWIQSVNGQFRGVPTGKLKQTLIDQLNSLQEAGINAIIFQVRPEADALYASQLEPWSRYLTGIQGKAPEPYWDPMQFMIEECHKRGMEFHAWINPYRVKTSLKNELAPGHVYNIHPEWFVTYGDQLFFDPALPESRRHISLVVGDIVSRYDVDAIHMDDYFYPYPIKGKDFPDDTSFARYGGGFTDKGDWRRSNVNLLIKKIHETVRDVKPWVKFGVSPFGIYRNESSDPLGSKTKGLQNYDDLYADVLLWAREGWIDYNIPQVYWQIGHPVADYETLVKWWAKNTGNRPLFIGQSVMNTVQNADPSNPSVNQLPRKMALQRAYQTIGGSCQWPASAVVDNAGKYRDALIAEYHKYPALPPVFDFMDNEAPDKVRKVKPVWTADGYILFWTAPKYREEMNRAVQYVVYRFGAKEKVDIDDPSHIVAVTPNNFYKLPYETGKVKYRYVVTALDRLHNESKSVGKKVKL, encoded by the coding sequence ATGCGAGTAAGATTTTTATTATGTGCATTCCTCTTATCATTGGTGGGCGGGGGGATATTTGCGCAAGTACGGACGCTGTCTGTACATCCTAAACGTGAGTTTCGTGCAGCGTGGATACAATCGGTCAATGGACAATTCCGTGGTGTGCCTACCGGGAAGTTGAAGCAGACTTTGATTGATCAATTGAATTCTTTACAAGAAGCCGGTATTAATGCCATCATTTTTCAGGTTCGTCCGGAGGCTGATGCGCTATATGCTTCGCAGTTAGAGCCGTGGAGCCGTTACCTTACCGGAATACAGGGAAAAGCACCGGAACCTTATTGGGATCCGATGCAGTTTATGATTGAAGAATGTCATAAGCGTGGAATGGAATTTCATGCATGGATCAACCCATATCGTGTGAAAACTTCATTGAAAAATGAGCTGGCTCCCGGTCATGTTTATAATATTCATCCAGAATGGTTCGTCACCTATGGAGACCAGTTATTTTTCGATCCTGCTTTGCCTGAAAGTCGAAGGCATATCAGCTTGGTGGTAGGCGATATAGTTTCGCGTTACGATGTCGACGCCATACACATGGACGATTATTTTTATCCTTATCCCATCAAGGGAAAAGATTTTCCTGATGATACCAGTTTTGCCCGCTACGGAGGTGGCTTCACGGATAAGGGTGATTGGCGTCGCAGCAATGTGAATCTTTTAATCAAGAAAATACATGAAACTGTGCGTGATGTAAAGCCGTGGGTGAAGTTTGGCGTATCTCCGTTTGGTATTTATCGCAATGAAAGCAGCGATCCTTTAGGCAGTAAGACGAAAGGATTGCAGAACTATGATGATTTATATGCCGACGTGTTGTTGTGGGCACGTGAGGGTTGGATTGATTATAATATTCCTCAGGTATATTGGCAGATAGGTCATCCGGTTGCCGATTATGAAACATTGGTTAAGTGGTGGGCCAAAAATACGGGAAACCGTCCTTTGTTTATCGGCCAATCCGTAATGAATACGGTGCAGAATGCAGATCCGTCCAATCCTTCCGTCAATCAGTTGCCACGGAAAATGGCATTGCAGCGTGCTTATCAGACGATTGGCGGCAGTTGCCAATGGCCGGCAAGTGCTGTGGTGGATAATGCCGGCAAATATCGTGATGCCTTGATTGCGGAATATCATAAATATCCGGCATTGCCTCCTGTCTTCGATTTTATGGATAATGAAGCTCCTGATAAGGTTCGTAAGGTTAAACCTGTGTGGACTGCTGACGGATATATCCTTTTTTGGACTGCTCCGAAATATAGGGAGGAAATGAACCGTGCAGTGCAGTATGTGGTTTACCGCTTCGGCGCGAAAGAAAAAGTAGATATTGACGATCCTTCACATATTGTGGCAGTCACTCCTAACAACTTTTATAAGTTGCCTTATGAAACCGGAAAAGTGAAATATCGCTATGTTGTAACGGCACTTGACCGCCTGCATAATGAGTCGAAATCGGTAGGGAAAAAGGTGAAACTCTAA
- the purL gene encoding phosphoribosylformylglycinamidine synthase, with amino-acid sequence MIFFFRTPSKSVLAVECGHELTQADSDKLCWLFGEAIPESEDNLKGYFVGPRREMITPWSTNAVEITQNMGLNGIIRIEEYFPVKDENAEHDPMLQRMYKGLDQNVFTTNRQPEPIIHIKDIEAYNEKEGLALSKEEMEYLKKMEKDLGRSLTDSEVFGFAQINSEHCRHKIFGGTFIIDGVEQESSLFQMIKKTTQENPNKIISAYKDNVAFAEGPVIEQFAPADHSKPDYFQVKDIKSVISLKAETHNFPTTVEPFNGASTGTGGEIRDRMGGGKGSWPIAGTAVYMTSYPRTDEERSWEDILPVRQWLYQTPEQILIKASNGASDFGNKFGQPLICGSVLTFEHKEKDEVYGYDKVIMLAGGVGYGTQRDCLKGTPEAGNKVVVIGGDNYRIGLGGGSVSSVDTGRYSSGIELNAVQRANAEMQKRAYNVVRALCEEDINPVVSIHDHGSAGHVNCLSELVEECGGVIDMSKLPVGDKTLSAKEIIANESQERMGLLIEEKAIEHVRQIAERERAPMYVVGETTGDHRFAFQQADGVRPFDLAVEQMFGSSPKTYMVDKTVERHYEMPKYELSKLHEYIANVLQLEAVACKDWLTNKVDRSVTGKIARQQCQGELQLPLSDCGVVALDYRGEKGIATSLGHAPQAALADPAAGSILSVSEALTNLIWAPLAEGLDSVSLSANWMWPCRSQEGEDARLYTAVKALSDFCCALQINVPTGKDSLSMTQKYPDGSKVIAPGTVIVSAGGEVSDVKKVVSPVLVNDEKTTLYHIDFSFDKLKLGGSAFAQSLGKVGDEVPCVQDAEYFRDAFLAVQELVNKGLILSGHDISAGGLITTLLEMCFANMEGGMEINLDKIKEKDIIKILFAENPGIVIQVSDKHKETVKQILEDAGVGYIKLGKPTDERHILVSKSDVTYQFGVDYMRDMWYSTSYLLDRKQSMNGCAKRRFENYKMQPLEFVFKPEFKGKFSQYDIDPNRRTPTGIRAVVIREKGSNSEREMAYALYLAGFDVKDVTMTDLISGRETLEDVNMVTYVGGFSNSDVLGSAKGWAGGFLYNSKAKEALDKFYAREDTLSLGICNGCQLMMELGLINPEHKKQGKMLHNDSHKFESEFVSVVIPTNRSVMFGSLSGSKIGVWVAHGEGKFSLPYEEDKYNIVAKFNYDEYPGNPNGSDYSVAALASADGRHLAMMPHPERSIFPWQNGCYPADRLNSDQITPWVEAFVNARKWVEEKMKR; translated from the coding sequence ATGATCTTTTTTTTCAGAACCCCATCCAAGAGCGTGCTTGCCGTAGAATGCGGCCACGAACTTACTCAAGCAGACAGCGACAAACTCTGCTGGCTTTTTGGAGAAGCCATCCCCGAAAGTGAAGACAACCTGAAAGGATATTTCGTAGGGCCACGCCGCGAAATGATCACCCCTTGGAGTACTAATGCTGTGGAAATCACCCAAAACATGGGACTGAACGGTATTATCCGTATCGAGGAATATTTTCCCGTAAAAGATGAGAATGCAGAACACGACCCGATGCTGCAACGTATGTACAAAGGCTTGGATCAGAATGTATTTACAACCAATCGCCAACCGGAACCGATCATACACATCAAAGATATTGAAGCGTACAATGAAAAAGAAGGTCTGGCATTGTCTAAAGAGGAGATGGAATATCTCAAAAAAATGGAAAAAGATTTGGGACGCTCCCTAACAGACTCCGAAGTATTCGGTTTCGCCCAAATTAACTCCGAGCACTGCCGTCATAAAATCTTTGGCGGAACGTTCATAATCGATGGAGTGGAACAAGAGTCTTCCCTTTTCCAAATGATCAAGAAAACCACACAAGAAAATCCTAATAAAATCATTTCTGCCTATAAAGACAACGTAGCTTTTGCCGAAGGTCCGGTTATCGAACAATTTGCTCCCGCAGATCATTCCAAGCCCGATTACTTCCAAGTGAAAGACATAAAAAGCGTTATCTCACTGAAAGCGGAAACCCATAACTTCCCTACAACCGTAGAGCCATTCAATGGCGCATCTACCGGCACAGGTGGTGAAATACGCGACCGCATGGGTGGCGGCAAAGGTAGCTGGCCCATAGCCGGAACTGCCGTTTACATGACTTCTTATCCCCGTACAGACGAAGAACGTTCATGGGAAGACATCCTTCCTGTACGCCAATGGCTATATCAGACTCCGGAACAAATTTTGATCAAAGCCTCCAATGGCGCCAGTGACTTCGGCAACAAGTTCGGTCAGCCCTTGATTTGTGGTTCCGTACTGACTTTCGAGCACAAAGAGAAAGATGAAGTTTACGGATATGATAAAGTAATCATGCTTGCCGGCGGTGTGGGTTACGGTACTCAACGCGATTGCCTGAAAGGTACACCGGAAGCCGGAAATAAAGTAGTGGTCATCGGCGGTGACAACTATCGCATCGGCTTGGGCGGCGGTTCTGTATCTTCCGTAGATACGGGACGTTACAGCAGCGGCATTGAACTAAATGCCGTGCAGCGCGCCAATGCCGAAATGCAAAAACGTGCTTATAATGTGGTGCGTGCACTTTGCGAAGAGGATATCAATCCTGTTGTTTCTATCCACGACCACGGCTCTGCCGGACACGTAAACTGTTTGTCGGAGTTGGTAGAAGAATGTGGCGGAGTAATTGATATGAGCAAGCTGCCTGTCGGTGACAAAACTTTGTCTGCCAAAGAAATCATCGCCAATGAGAGCCAGGAACGTATGGGCTTACTGATTGAAGAAAAAGCCATTGAACATGTGCGCCAAATAGCCGAACGTGAACGCGCCCCGATGTATGTAGTAGGAGAAACCACAGGTGATCATCGTTTTGCTTTCCAGCAAGCTGACGGCGTGCGTCCTTTCGACCTTGCCGTAGAACAAATGTTCGGTTCGTCCCCAAAAACTTACATGGTGGACAAAACAGTGGAACGTCATTACGAAATGCCCAAATATGAACTTTCCAAATTACACGAATATATTGCTAATGTGCTCCAATTGGAAGCAGTAGCTTGCAAAGACTGGTTAACCAACAAGGTGGACCGTTCCGTAACAGGCAAAATCGCCCGCCAGCAATGTCAAGGTGAACTTCAGTTACCGTTAAGCGATTGTGGTGTCGTAGCTTTGGACTACCGTGGCGAAAAAGGCATCGCAACTTCTCTCGGACATGCTCCTCAGGCCGCACTTGCCGACCCGGCTGCCGGCTCCATTCTTTCTGTCAGCGAAGCCTTGACTAATCTGATCTGGGCTCCACTTGCCGAAGGGCTGGACAGTGTTTCTCTCTCGGCCAACTGGATGTGGCCCTGCCGTTCACAAGAAGGTGAAGATGCACGTCTCTATACGGCAGTCAAAGCATTAAGTGACTTCTGTTGCGCCCTGCAAATCAACGTACCCACAGGAAAAGACTCTCTCTCCATGACGCAAAAATATCCTGATGGAAGTAAAGTGATTGCTCCGGGCACAGTAATAGTCTCTGCCGGCGGTGAAGTGTCTGATGTAAAAAAGGTAGTCTCCCCGGTTTTAGTCAACGATGAAAAAACCACCCTTTATCACATAGATTTCAGTTTTGACAAATTAAAGTTAGGTGGTTCCGCCTTTGCACAATCATTAGGCAAAGTAGGCGACGAAGTACCTTGCGTACAAGACGCAGAATATTTCCGCGATGCATTCCTTGCCGTACAAGAGCTGGTGAACAAAGGACTGATTCTCTCCGGACATGACATCTCTGCCGGTGGTCTAATCACTACTTTATTGGAAATGTGCTTTGCCAACATGGAAGGCGGTATGGAAATCAACCTGGATAAAATCAAGGAGAAAGATATTATAAAGATCCTGTTTGCTGAAAATCCCGGCATCGTTATCCAAGTGAGTGACAAGCACAAAGAAACTGTCAAACAAATTTTAGAAGATGCAGGTGTGGGGTATATCAAGCTTGGTAAGCCGACAGATGAACGCCATATCCTCGTGTCAAAAAGCGACGTCACCTACCAGTTTGGAGTTGACTATATGCGCGACATGTGGTATTCCACATCATATCTCCTTGACCGCAAACAATCTATGAATGGATGCGCCAAGAGACGCTTTGAAAATTATAAGATGCAACCTCTGGAATTTGTATTCAAGCCAGAATTTAAAGGTAAATTCTCACAATATGATATTGACCCGAACCGTCGTACCCCTACCGGCATCCGGGCAGTCGTTATCCGCGAGAAAGGTTCCAACAGTGAACGTGAGATGGCTTATGCACTCTATCTGGCCGGGTTTGACGTAAAAGATGTAACTATGACTGACCTCATCAGCGGGCGTGAGACATTGGAAGACGTAAACATGGTTACGTACGTTGGTGGATTCTCAAACTCAGACGTCCTTGGCTCTGCCAAAGGATGGGCAGGAGGATTCCTTTACAATTCCAAAGCCAAAGAGGCCCTCGACAAGTTCTACGCCCGTGAAGATACTCTTTCATTGGGAATTTGTAACGGTTGTCAACTAATGATGGAACTTGGACTTATCAACCCCGAACATAAAAAACAGGGCAAAATGCTGCATAACGACTCACACAAGTTTGAATCTGAGTTCGTCAGCGTTGTTATTCCCACTAACCGCAGTGTCATGTTTGGTTCATTAAGTGGTAGCAAAATCGGTGTATGGGTGGCTCATGGAGAAGGTAAATTCTCCTTACCGTATGAAGAAGATAAATACAACATTGTTGCCAAATTCAATTATGATGAATATCCCGGCAATCCGAATGGTTCTGACTATTCAGTAGCAGCATTAGCAAGTGCCGACGGCCGCCACCTTGCCATGATGCCCCATCCGGAACGCTCCATCTTCCCGTGGCAGAATGGCTGTTATCCTGCAGATCGCCTGAACAGTGACCAAATCACTCCTTGGGTAGAAGCGTTTGTCAATGCACGCAAGTGGGTGGAGGAAAAGATGAAAAGGTGA